A genome region from Corynebacterium uberis includes the following:
- a CDS encoding pyridoxal phosphate-dependent aminotransferase: MKNVSYDIRGPISAEAERMELDGHHILKLNTGNPAVFGFDAPDVIMRDMIAALPTAQGYSTSKGIMSARRAIVTRYEVIDGFPPFDVDDVFLGNGVSELISMTTQALLNDGDELLIPMPDYPLWTAATSLAGATPVHYLCDEDDDWNPSLEDIASKITDKTKGIVIINPNNPTGAVYSRETLQGIVDLAREHELLILADEIYDRILYDDAQHISIAELAPDLLTITFNGLSKAYRVAGYRAGWMILTGPKDHARGLIEGLELLAGTRLCPNVPAQHAIQVALGGRQSIFDLTAHQGRLYRQRTIAWEKLNEIPGVSCVKPMGALYAFPHLDPNVHEIHDDAKFMLDLLRAEKILMVHGTGFNWPHPDHFRVVTLPWASQLEAAIDRLGNFLASYKQ, encoded by the coding sequence GTCTCCTATGACATTCGCGGGCCCATCTCCGCCGAGGCGGAGCGCATGGAGCTCGACGGCCACCACATCCTCAAGCTCAACACCGGAAACCCCGCCGTGTTCGGCTTCGACGCACCGGATGTGATCATGCGTGACATGATCGCCGCGCTGCCCACCGCCCAGGGCTATTCCACATCAAAAGGAATCATGTCCGCCCGGCGTGCCATTGTCACCCGCTATGAGGTCATCGACGGTTTCCCGCCCTTTGACGTGGATGATGTGTTCTTAGGAAACGGCGTTTCCGAGCTCATCTCCATGACCACCCAGGCGCTGCTCAATGACGGCGACGAGTTACTTATCCCCATGCCGGACTATCCGCTATGGACAGCGGCCACCTCATTGGCCGGCGCCACCCCGGTGCACTACCTGTGCGACGAGGACGATGACTGGAATCCCTCCCTGGAAGACATTGCCTCCAAGATCACGGACAAAACCAAAGGCATTGTCATTATTAACCCCAATAACCCCACCGGGGCGGTGTATTCGCGGGAGACATTGCAGGGCATTGTGGACCTCGCCCGGGAGCACGAACTGCTGATTCTGGCAGATGAGATCTATGACCGGATCCTCTACGACGACGCCCAGCACATTTCCATCGCCGAACTGGCACCCGACCTGCTGACCATTACGTTTAACGGCCTGTCCAAGGCGTATCGGGTCGCCGGATATCGGGCCGGGTGGATGATTCTTACCGGCCCGAAGGATCATGCGCGGGGCCTGATTGAAGGCCTGGAATTGCTTGCAGGTACGCGCTTATGCCCGAATGTTCCCGCCCAGCACGCCATCCAGGTGGCATTGGGCGGAAGGCAGTCTATCTTTGATCTCACCGCGCATCAGGGGCGGCTGTATCGGCAGCGCACCATTGCGTGGGAGAAGCTCAATGAGATTCCCGGTGTGTCGTGCGTCAAGCCGATGGGCGCGCTCTATGCGTTCCCGCACCTGGATCCCAATGTTCATGAGATTCATGATGACGCCAAATTCATGTTGGATCTGTTGCGCGCGGAGAAGATCCTCATGGTTCATGGCACCGGTTTCAATTGGCCGCATCCGGATCACTTCCGCGTGGTGACCCTGCCGTGGGCTTCGCAGTTGGAGGCGGCAATCGACAGGCTGGGCAACTTCCTAGCCTCCTATAAGCAATAA
- a CDS encoding YibE/F family protein, whose protein sequence is MARHSLPGSHPPRATQPTTSAHVHWARMGLLGSIAVVFLIAVVAAIVQWPSGDGPHVTEEFSTSSPLNRPLVNGEVTLVDAQGCTSPSTGTVFEGSPVVPLQTSPNPCRRAVVTITSGDYEGKSTQLVNYDMPGEPTLLQGDKIRLAVSHGDDGAPTMAFADYQRGSSLALWAVLLALALVFFAAWRGLRAMVGLGLTLGIIVEFLLPALAQGGSAIMLTVTTGALILCIVVPLVHGINWKSAAALGGTLASLVIAACLTSIGLSSTQVRGLGSDDNLNVLLYLPEVSVAGLLAAGFIIGTLGVLNDVTVSQASTINELAELDPQATPWRLFLGAMKVGRDHITSMVYTLVFSYAGAALPLLLLISVADRPLGMTLSSDVVATELLRSGIGALALTLAVPVTTIIAAFTVVDTQAAEAGDYEDFDDYDFEAAEEAGAHTWDPQASYYDDQPGSFDAYDRGSWQDRHQ, encoded by the coding sequence ATGGCCCGCCATTCCCTGCCCGGATCACACCCGCCCCGCGCCACCCAACCCACCACGTCCGCGCATGTCCACTGGGCACGCATGGGCTTGTTGGGGTCCATCGCCGTTGTTTTCCTCATCGCCGTGGTCGCGGCGATCGTGCAGTGGCCGAGCGGGGATGGCCCGCACGTCACCGAAGAGTTCTCCACTTCTTCGCCGCTCAACCGCCCCCTGGTCAACGGGGAGGTCACGCTTGTCGACGCCCAGGGCTGCACGTCTCCATCCACCGGCACCGTCTTCGAGGGCTCCCCGGTGGTCCCGTTGCAGACCTCCCCCAACCCGTGCCGCCGCGCGGTGGTCACCATTACCTCCGGCGACTATGAGGGCAAGAGCACCCAGCTGGTCAACTATGACATGCCTGGGGAGCCGACCCTGCTGCAAGGCGACAAGATCCGCCTGGCCGTCTCCCACGGCGATGATGGGGCGCCGACGATGGCCTTCGCGGACTACCAGCGGGGTTCCTCCCTGGCCTTGTGGGCTGTGCTGCTGGCGCTGGCGCTGGTGTTCTTCGCCGCGTGGCGGGGTTTGCGTGCCATGGTGGGCCTGGGCCTGACGTTGGGAATCATCGTGGAATTCCTGCTGCCCGCCTTGGCGCAGGGCGGCTCGGCGATCATGCTGACGGTGACCACGGGGGCGCTGATCTTGTGCATCGTGGTGCCGCTGGTCCACGGCATCAATTGGAAATCCGCCGCGGCCCTGGGCGGCACCCTGGCCTCCCTGGTCATTGCCGCGTGCCTGACCAGCATTGGGCTGTCTTCGACCCAGGTGCGCGGGTTGGGTTCTGATGACAACCTCAACGTGCTGCTGTACCTGCCGGAGGTCTCCGTGGCGGGCCTGCTGGCCGCCGGGTTCATCATCGGCACCCTCGGCGTGCTCAACGATGTGACGGTCTCCCAGGCCTCCACCATCAATGAGCTGGCCGAATTGGACCCCCAGGCCACGCCGTGGCGGCTGTTCTTAGGGGCGATGAAGGTGGGCCGCGACCACATCACCTCCATGGTGTACACGCTGGTGTTTTCCTACGCCGGCGCGGCGCTGCCGCTGCTGCTGCTCATCTCCGTGGCAGATCGCCCCCTGGGCATGACGCTGTCCTCCGACGTGGTGGCCACGGAGCTGCTGCGCTCGGGCATCGGCGCGCTGGCCCTGACCCTGGCAGTCCCGGTGACCACCATCATCGCGGCGTTCACGGTGGTAGACACCCAGGCTGCGGAGGCGGGTGACTATGAGGACTTTGATGACTATGACTTCGAGGCCGCCGAGGAGGCCGGCGCACACACGTGGGACCCGCAGGCCAGCTACTACGACGATCAGCCCGGCAGTTTTGACGCCTACGATCGCGGCAGTTGGCAGGACAGGCACCAGTAG
- a CDS encoding glycerophosphodiester phosphodiesterase family protein, whose translation MDRPFHSRTGHSHTGRTARAVRGACVALFAGCLLASCSSQPAEPPSAAPSTRAGGADDSEGPTSATSGHRYLDLQAHRGGRGEWTEESAQAFRESLDLKVTTLEFDIVISKDGVPVVWHDPRVKEEKCADTKPASPKDPQFPYVGKLVHELTWKQLQTLDCSKKLADFPNAKHEKGNRMLQLDDVLEMASDHPEVRFNIETKVEGDKRKDSAEPQEFVDAILPVVAKHHATQRTTIQSFDWRTLPLVREAAPEIPLVMLWDETTWVSHSPWTGDVDFDAVGGNIFKAAAKIGADVLSPGYSQPYGRNVGDPDYRPVATAAFVKQAHEKNLKVIPWTVNNEFTMREQIKAGVDGLITDYPSTLKRVLDQEGVRY comes from the coding sequence ATGGATCGCCCCTTCCATAGTCGCACTGGCCATAGCCACACCGGCCGCACTGCCCGCGCTGTTCGTGGTGCCTGTGTTGCCCTGTTCGCCGGCTGCCTGCTGGCCTCGTGTTCGTCCCAGCCCGCGGAGCCGCCCAGCGCCGCGCCGAGCACCCGCGCCGGGGGCGCGGATGATTCTGAGGGGCCCACCAGCGCCACCTCCGGGCACCGCTACTTAGACCTTCAGGCCCACCGCGGTGGGCGCGGGGAGTGGACCGAGGAGTCCGCCCAGGCGTTTCGGGAGTCGCTGGACCTGAAGGTGACCACCCTGGAGTTTGACATTGTCATCTCCAAGGACGGCGTGCCCGTGGTCTGGCATGACCCGCGGGTCAAGGAAGAAAAGTGCGCCGACACCAAGCCGGCGAGCCCGAAGGACCCGCAGTTCCCCTACGTGGGCAAGCTGGTCCACGAGCTGACGTGGAAGCAGCTGCAAACCCTGGATTGCTCCAAGAAGCTGGCGGACTTCCCCAACGCCAAGCACGAGAAGGGCAACCGGATGCTCCAGCTCGATGATGTGCTGGAGATGGCCTCCGACCACCCGGAGGTCCGCTTCAACATTGAAACGAAGGTGGAGGGCGATAAGCGCAAGGACTCCGCGGAGCCGCAGGAGTTTGTGGACGCCATCCTGCCCGTGGTGGCCAAGCACCACGCCACGCAGCGCACCACCATCCAGTCCTTCGATTGGCGAACCCTGCCGCTGGTGCGCGAGGCCGCCCCGGAGATTCCGCTGGTCATGCTGTGGGATGAGACGACCTGGGTGTCCCACTCCCCGTGGACGGGCGACGTGGACTTTGACGCGGTGGGCGGCAACATCTTCAAGGCGGCGGCCAAGATCGGCGCGGACGTGCTCTCCCCCGGCTACTCCCAGCCCTATGGGCGCAACGTCGGCGACCCGGACTACCGCCCGGTGGCCACCGCGGCGTTTGTCAAGCAGGCCCATGAGAAGAACCTCAAGGTCATCCCCTGGACGGTGAACAATGAGTTCACCATGCGCGAGCAGATCAAGGCGGGTGTGGACGGCCTGATCACCGACTACCCCTCCACCCTCAAGCGGGTCCTGGACCAGGAGGGCGTGCGCTACTAG
- a CDS encoding UDP-glucose dehydrogenase family protein — MQISVIGTGYLGATHAACMAQLGHDVIGVDVDAAKVASLAAGRVPFFEPGLEEVLREQLAAGRLRFSCLLSDAAARAHIHFLAVGTPQQQGSFAADVSFVDAAIDALVPHLEGRHLIVGKSTVPVGTAARLQARVDRLAGQRADVEVVWNPEFLREGHAVEDTVAPDRIVVGAREGADWAVDQLREVYARPIAAGSPLLVMGVPTAELVKVSANAFLATKISFINAVSEVCEAAGADVTDLAHAIGLDERIGPKFLGAGLGFGGGCLPKDIRAFMARAGELGVDQALTFLREVDAINLRRRERVVELTTQLCGGTLAGARVCVLGAAFKPNSDDVRDSPALHVAGALSLGGAQVTVFDPQAMDNARRLFPTLGYAPDLEAALRGAEVVVVATEWEQFKALDPQATGALVARRDIVDARNVLDLAAWRAAGWRVRALGRAASLSD, encoded by the coding sequence CCACGATGTCATCGGGGTGGATGTGGACGCCGCCAAGGTTGCTAGCCTTGCCGCCGGCCGGGTGCCTTTCTTCGAGCCGGGTTTGGAGGAGGTGCTGCGCGAGCAGCTGGCCGCAGGCAGGTTGCGGTTTTCTTGTTTGCTTAGCGACGCCGCCGCCCGCGCCCACATCCATTTCCTTGCGGTGGGCACCCCGCAACAGCAGGGCAGCTTCGCTGCGGATGTGAGCTTTGTCGATGCGGCTATCGACGCCCTGGTCCCGCACCTGGAGGGCCGCCATCTCATCGTGGGCAAGTCCACGGTTCCGGTGGGCACGGCGGCCCGCTTGCAGGCCCGCGTCGATCGCCTGGCCGGGCAGCGTGCTGACGTGGAGGTGGTGTGGAACCCGGAGTTCCTGCGCGAGGGCCACGCGGTGGAGGATACGGTCGCCCCGGATCGCATCGTGGTGGGTGCCCGCGAGGGGGCGGATTGGGCGGTGGACCAGCTGCGCGAGGTCTACGCGCGGCCCATCGCCGCAGGCAGCCCCCTGCTGGTCATGGGCGTGCCCACCGCGGAGCTGGTCAAGGTGTCCGCCAACGCGTTTTTGGCCACCAAGATTTCCTTTATCAACGCCGTGTCTGAGGTCTGCGAGGCCGCAGGTGCGGACGTGACGGACCTGGCGCACGCCATCGGCTTGGATGAGCGCATTGGGCCGAAGTTCCTGGGCGCCGGACTGGGGTTTGGGGGCGGCTGCCTGCCCAAGGACATCCGGGCGTTTATGGCCCGGGCCGGGGAGCTGGGCGTGGACCAGGCGCTCACGTTCTTGCGCGAGGTGGACGCGATCAACCTGCGCCGCCGCGAGCGGGTGGTGGAGCTGACCACGCAGTTGTGCGGCGGCACGCTGGCGGGGGCGCGGGTGTGCGTGCTGGGCGCGGCTTTTAAGCCGAATTCTGATGACGTGCGCGATTCCCCGGCGCTGCACGTGGCTGGCGCCCTGTCGCTGGGTGGGGCGCAGGTGACGGTCTTTGACCCGCAGGCCATGGACAACGCCCGCCGGCTGTTTCCCACCCTGGGCTATGCCCCAGACTTGGAGGCGGCGCTGCGCGGGGCGGAAGTGGTGGTGGTGGCCACCGAGTGGGAGCAGTTCAAGGCCCTGGACCCGCAGGCCACGGGCGCGCTGGTGGCCCGCCGGGACATCGTGGACGCCCGCAATGTGCTCGACCTTGCGGCGTGGCGGGCCGCCGGGTGGCGGGTGCGGGCGTTGGGGAGGGCGGCGTCGCTAAGCGACTAG